The sequence TCTGGGACGATCAGCGACACGCCACACATGCTGTCGTAAGATTTGATCATGATTGGATTGGGTTTAAGAGTGCCACGGAGTTTGAGAAATTCTTTGAAGTTGAGGGTCAAAGCAAGAAAGAGTGGGATGATCGTAGAACTTCTCCAGGTTCATGTATTTATGGTTGGCTAGCACGTGAAGATGATTACAAAGCCAAGGGGCCTGTGGGAGATTATCTTCGCAGGAGAGGGGGCCTAAAAACAATCTCAGACCTTGTTCTGGAATCAACTATTGACAGGCACAACATGGTAGTCAAACTATTTAATGAGATTGAGTTGAAAAACGAAAACTTGAATCAGTTGCAGATCAAGTACAATGAATTGAAGACGTCCCTCGGTAGGATACGTGATGAGAGAGATGAAATTCACAAAGCTTTCTACGAAGGTTGGCTTTCTTCTTCCATTGTTGTGTTCTGCTTCATGTTCTTGTAAAACTGTATTACCGGCTGGATGAGCTTCTCATATGAGGTCAAACTGAAATTTGCTATTTTTTCAGAAACTAAGATGATGCATCGACATGCTCAGGAGCGCATTAAGTGGGTTTTGGATGAACAGGAATTGTTGAACTTAGAGTTGGAGGCGAAGAAAAAACGCCTTGATTTGTGGAGTAGAGAGCTGAACAAACGTGAGACTTTGACTGAACATGAGAGAAATAAACTTGAAGAGGAGAAAATGAAGGTAATTCATTGTTTACGCGTACTGCACATAGATTTATTAGGCCTTAGTTACATGTGAATTGATGCTTCGATCCTCCCTAGTTACTTGGGTCCCAACAGGAGTTTTTTAAGACTTGTGTTACTCCGTTTGCACATTGATTGCTTTGGCAGACTTTTGTGGCATTCACGACGCAGACATAAAGGATGATGTATGCCAAGCCTTAACTGACCTCTGTTTTAGAATTGATGTTTTCAGCGGCTGTGTATATGAGTCTGTTGACTTTTATGAAATCCTTCTTGTCACATCCTTTCTATCTATTCTTTTTGGaaatatgctgatatgtatagCTCCAATATTTTGCCAGAATAATTTGAGAAACAGTGTTCTTCAAATGGCTTCCGAGGAGCAAAAGAAGGTGAATGATAATGTCCGAAAACTAGTTGAAGAACAAAAGGTATGAACAACCCTTGATTGTGATGCCTTTTTTCCTTTTACTTGCACGCTAAGTATGCCACATGTAAAGCTCAGTAAAAAGAGCATTTTTTACTTGTCAGTTAGTACTTGCTTGCGTTGCTTTTTACATGTTATGATGCTTATAATATGCAGCGAGAGAAGGAAGAAGCTCTCAAAAAGATTTTTGAGTTGGAAAGAAATCTAGATGAGAAGCAGAAACTAGAGATGGAAATTCAAGAACTTAAGGGAAAAATAGAGGTGATGAAGCATCTGGTAGGTGATGATGATGCTGTTGCCCAGCATACGAGAGATCAGCTGAGGGAGCAGTTGGAGGAGAAAGTTGAATATTTGAATTATCGTAAGGAATTGAATCGACAACTGCTTGCTAAAGAGCGTGAAAGTAATGATGAGCTGCAAGAGGCTCGAAATGAACTGATTGCAGTATGTAATCGATTATATTAAATCTGAATCTTGCTCTTTCTTGTGTGATTCTGGTGGTAGATTAACCTGATCATATAGTATAGCTATTCGAAAGTATATGAATGTGCCAAAACATAAATGGAGTTGGAAAAGATTTGTGAGGCTACAAAATGGTGTGCGGGCTTGGGTTACTTTTTCTTTTCCCATCAAGATTGTTGCTGGTTCCAGACATCGACAATATCATTAACATGCAATGACACAAGATAGAATATTAGAAGCACCGATTCAAGATTTGTCAACCAACTTCTTGATCGGTAAACAGGATTAGTTTCTTTGGGCTTGATCGAAGGTTTATACTAGCGAATGTGATGACACGACAGTTGTCCATCTCCATTTGATTGTGTTAGCTACTAAACCGTCGCACATAACTAATGATATTAATTAATGTGTCATTTTTTCCAGGACTTGATTGATTTGCTGAGTAGCAATCGTGTCAGCATTGGCATTAAGAGGATGGGTAAACTTGACGAGAAACCCTTCAAGACTGCATGCAAGGCAAGATTTTCACCGGACGAAGCTGATATCAAGGCAGCTGAGCTTTGTTCTATGTGGCAGGAATCGATGAAAGAATCTGATTGGTATCCATTCCAAATCATTATAGATGAAATGGGAGATCCTAAGGTTAGCTTGAATTGACCTACATGCATGGTTTTACTTTTCATTTGAGTTGATGATTCAAAATGAACCTGTAATGGGAAAGCCCAACATGTTGTCACAATAGAGATAAGTGTCTCGACATTGTCAAAATCGATATCTCACGTCACGAAATCAGGCTGTAACATTAGATTGGATTAATCCAAATCTGTAAAATCTGCAACCCTTAACTTTCAGTAAATAAGCGTAAACTATGCTCTTCCTTTGTTTTCTTAGCAACTAATATGGTGTACATATTTAAATTCATTGTATGTGTTTTCTGAACAGAAAATATTTACTCTGCGTAGTGAAGCacaacaaaataagattttataccATGAATATTAGGATAACACTATCTTGGTATTCATTcgaatttaaacaaaaataaaataaaatccaaaGTGCAAGAAAGAGTTAACGAGAAGGCAGAAATTTAACTCATCAAACTCATGCATATGATCTAACAGGCAGTTAGCAGCCAGCTCCTCGTTCTCGTTGCATGCAAAAAATACTTCTAAAGCCCATGTTTTTCCCTTCCAATTCTTTTAAACATCTTAAATGTGAATGTCTCCAGTACTGCAAGTATTTGCAAACTTTTATAATGTCACACATAACAGCCATTGCTGTTCATTTTAGATATCGATAAAGGAGGATGACGATAGGCTACTCAACCTTAAGAATGAGTGGGGCTGTGAAGTTTACAAGGCAGTGACCTTAGCCTTAACCGAGCTATGCGAGTATAATCCAAGTGGGCGATTTGAGGTTCCAGAACTTTGGAACTTTAAAGAGAACAGAAAGGCAACTTTCAAGGAAGTCATCCACTACATTTTCAGGCAATTAAAAAATCTCAAGCGGAAGCGGAAGAGAAATTAAGCAGGTGCACTCAGCTCTCTGTCTATCTTTTCGTTTTCATTTCAATACTAAGACATGCATCTCACTGACTTTCTATTCAGGTAATGAAAGCTTGAATGATTTTTTTGCAGGCAAATTTGTGCTGCCATCTGGTTCCGAATTAATGTCGAAGATTGCGATTTTCTCCAATTCAGAATGCTGATGCTGTTTTACCAACGTTGCTGTGTAGATGATATCTGTGTATAGTCGAGGAATTTGCTAATATTCCGTATCATTCACTACGTGGAAGGAAGCTTGTTTATGCAAAGCGTGCGATCAACCAAGTAATTAAGATTTCCCAAATGACAATTTCGAAGTTCTGGTTTTTGTGCTTTTTCCCTAGAAACAAAACATGtattttttctgttttttttgtTCGGAAAAAGCAGGTGATACGGACGTGATATCAAGATTTTTTTGGTGAATTCAATCAAACATCATGTTAATGCAGCATGAGTTTTCTACGATATagtgatgaaatgatattttttattataaagaaaaattatataatatacataATTTGTAATTAATCGCTATTTTTTAACCaaacataattaaattaatgcaatatacttttttttttagttgggGGAGATGATTGTGATATAATGTGaagaaatgaaatttttttattataaagaaaaattatataatacacataatttgtaattaatcgttatttttttaaaccaaACATTATTAAATGAATgattatacattttttttttgagttgggGGAGGAGATTGCCACAACTGGATCTCGAACTCAAAACCTCGTTCCATATTAGCTAGGGACTTTAGTGTCAGATGAGTTACACGTCATGCATCAACAAATTAATGCAGTATACATGTAAACAAACaaacacttaaaaataaataaataatcaataaattaatcCAAGTGAAACAGTAGTAAAATAATTTtgcattatatatttattaattcttaACTTTTCAGTATCATTTTAATTTacgtaattaattttattatatataataatatatcgtATAGTGaataattaaatcaaaaatcaaaaaacaAATTCTCTTTATAAGTTAATTTATACATAATatgactttttttttaattcgatTTATTATACATAatatgatgataagatatggaaaattatttatatatttaacttACCCAGCTTATATCCTAAtattaatttcaaaaaaataaatcattcaaaaaagaAAATTTCAATCAATTGAGTATCTTATTGTATACATACCATGGAAAATAGATATAAGAAAATAGTATCTATTTAACTTACCAGCTTATATCCTAATATTAATTTCAATCAATTCCattcaaaaaaagaaaattttaatcaatTGAGTATCTAATTGTATACATAACATGAAAAATAgatataaaaaaatcatttgtcTATTAAATTTTTCCACCAAATTTAAATACTAATGATAGTTTCAAGTTATAATTTATAAACTTGGGGCCATAGATAGGTATGAGTAATaatgaatatttttataatttaaaagtggttaaaaataatcaatattaTTACATTTGATATATACACCTATTTCTTAATTGACGGCAAAAAAAGACAACAAAACatgtatttaattaaaattataaaatttagaATGATGGTctgataaaaatttaatatgttAGTTTTGGTCCAAAAAAAAGGTACGTGGAAAATCATTTATACTAacttttttcattaaatttaaaatgttaaaatattaaaagaaaataggctaatgaaaaaatttaatttaaaaatctcttaatattaatctcattattaatttaaataaattaatttatatttaatttttagcaTTATTGCTTCTCAAATTTTGTTATGATGTGCAATGTCCATACATCCGGTTTGTGTCATTTAGTAGTCAATGATCATTTGGATTATTTTTTCACCTTCctaaagtaaaatattttacaatGTAAAAGAATGAGTCAAATATAATATGtggaatttttatattatataatatacataatttattaataattaattttgaggtaataatGGGATATAAATAAGAAGTTAAATCCATCTTCATTACTCATCATGCAATAAATCATTTGACTAAATTTTTAATCCTTTTTTGTCCTTGTTTTTTTtactatcattttttttttataatagcCCATAATTTGCTACTATTGAATATCATTGAGTATGTGGAAGGAAGTTTGATTAATTCCCACTCATTAAAGCCATCATGTTTATTCCTTTACTAATTGCTATATATTTCCTTCCCTATTATGATCTCTGTGTTTTCTGTACCTCTCTGAGGTTAAATTGAAATTCtgctatttttttcaaaaacaaagaAGATGCAACGCAATGTTCAGCACGTTAAGTGGGTTTTGGATGAACAGGAATCGTTGAACTTAGAGTTGGAGGCGAAGAAAAAACGCCTTGATTGTGGAGTAGAGAGCTGAAAAACGCCAACTATGCCGCATATAAAGCTCATTAGTAAGAGTATTTTTTTACTTGTCCGTTAGTACTAGCCTGCATTGCTTTTTGCATGGTGTGACGCTTATAATATGCAGCAGGAGAAGGAAGAAGCTCCTGAGCTTTGTTGTTCTCTGTGGCAGAAATGGATGAAAGAAACTGATGATTGGTATTCAttccaaacatatatatatagatgaaaaGGGAGATCCTAAGGTTAGCTTGAATTGATCTATATATATCCATGGTTTTCACTGTAGACTGCAATTTCAATTTTATCTTGCTGATTGGTGCCCTtccaattattttaaaaatcttaaatttGAATGCCTCTCTAATAATTTGCAAACTGTTTTCAAAGTTTCATATTGTCACACAACAGTTATCGGTGTTCAATTTAGATATTGAACTAATCAAGAGTCGTGCCTGCAGATAGGAAATTGAATGACCAAATATCACCATTTACTGAATGCACTACTAATCAACTATGATTTCAACTAAACTCGGTGCCAATTTAATTTTATGGGGTAATATTTTATTGAGTGAATGTTTTCTTTTCTCGTGTTATatatatgaagcatgatgtttttatgtgatttgcTTTTGCTTTTTGCTGTTACTCGTCCCACGTTATAAGGTCCAACTTTTCTCCGTGACATAAGTTTGTGTTTGTTACTTTCTCCAACACCACcaacttatttttaaacaagACCTCGGAATCTATATTTTCCTAAAACAATTTATTAGATATAGGAAGCTATGCATTGTCTCAAAGAACATTAACCAAATTTAGTCCATTTTAAGATTGGGACTGCTCATACACAAGATAATCTTCCCAataccatcctttttctttaaaAGGTTCAAAGCTTTCCGAGCTCCAGTCACTGGAAAACGATACTCAACATGTGGAACAACTTTTTCCTTAAGAACAGCAGGCCAAAAATGAGTTCTAACTTCGGCAATCACGGATGCTTTATCTTCCAAATCTCTAGATTGTAGATCGAAAGCTGCAGAAAATAGTAATAGATGGTACACTTAGAGAATAATGGGGATGAGGGTTTTAAGCCAACAAATTAATACTATCGAAAAGAAATCAACACACTTCACCTTTAATTTCAGCCCGTTTTTCTTCTAGTAGAGCAAGATCAATCCTACTACGATCCCTTCCATGCAAATCTACAATGACAACCTTACCCCTTTCATCACAACACTCGATGTTTCTCctaagatcggacgctccgtaaTCAATCACAAAGTCAACACCTGAAAATTGAGTTTTCATCAGGACGTCCCACGCAAAGTCTCTTGACTTGTGATTAACACAAATGTCCGCGCCAAAACCACGACAGATACAAAACCCATTTCTACgtccttcaaaaaaaaaaaagcatcaaCGAGAATGGGAATATGTTATTATGGACAATTAAGACATCACAAATTGTCGTGAAAAGGAGAATGGGTTTGACATTGTCATTTGGTAAATAATATCACCTGTGGAGGCAATAACTTTTAATCCCACATGTACTTTGCGTATTGTATTGCCAATGCGCCGATCCCGCTGGTGCCTTCACGAATCTAAACATTGCATAACTCTAAATTTGTTAGTGGCTTTGATAATTAGCAACAAAAGATAaggatatgtccaagaaaaattCTAATATCACAAATTTACAAAACTACAAATCATTGCTTGAGAAAGCACATTGCCTCAATGAGGAAGAACAAAATAGAATCATAAAC comes from Henckelia pumila isolate YLH828 chromosome 4, ASM3356847v2, whole genome shotgun sequence and encodes:
- the LOC140866343 gene encoding factor of DNA methylation 1-like, translating into MKSRSKSKSAAKNGEGTSENPILSQQLPCHDSLKAEKEKWKRLYEQLKRENEQVLKQKLALECFLDAKKMKITELEARLVGNIEEVDGQGDLDEIPSSTELLQDDMRQDADNELNVMGSSSSEESNSSDSETNQYREEPYERLMTGISKVEGLNGILGCPFCDDNEKQGYDYNSLFHHAIGFAEGSTNLSDKQKESHLALAEYLETYLSNSALLQNVIPESVANTAKNDLFYWPWAGIIAYILKDPKEDNCVVDCGYWLKKFSKFKPLEVETFWDDQRHATHAVVRFDHDWIGFKSATEFEKFFEVEGQSKKEWDDRRTSPGSCIYGWLAREDDYKAKGPVGDYLRRRGGLKTISDLVLESTIDRHNMVVKLFNEIELKNENLNQLQIKYNELKTSLGRIRDERDEIHKAFYEETKMMHRHAQERIKWVLDEQELLNLELEAKKKRLDLWSRELNKRETLTEHERNKLEEEKMKNNLRNSVLQMASEEQKKVNDNVRKLVEEQKREKEEALKKIFELERNLDEKQKLEMEIQELKGKIEVMKHLVGDDDAVAQHTRDQLREQLEEKVEYLNYRKELNRQLLAKERESNDELQEARNELIADLIDLLSSNRVSIGIKRMGKLDEKPFKTACKARFSPDEADIKAAELCSMWQESMKESDWYPFQIIIDEMGDPKISIKEDDDRLLNLKNEWGCEVYKAVTLALTELCEYNPSGRFEVPELWNFKENRKATFKEVIHYIFRQLKNLKRKRKRN
- the LOC140862022 gene encoding uncharacterized protein, translated to MGVDFVIDYGASDLRRNIECCDERGKVVIVDLHGRDRSRIDLALLEEKRAEIKAFDLQSRDLEDKASVIAEVRTHFWPAVLKEKVVPHVEYRFPVTGARKALNLLKKKDGIGKIILCMSSPNLKMD